The following are encoded together in the Vigna unguiculata cultivar IT97K-499-35 chromosome 2, ASM411807v1, whole genome shotgun sequence genome:
- the LOC114168247 gene encoding uncharacterized protein LOC114168247, with translation MVEDMCLFYKEILVMKPPKRSPLLLRTAVVMFSMVCGVFIFSACLKQISTQARTTFVDFKVIDNHSHGRLKLMNTPHLLHYPKPLSFSRNECAHNPVLFFAILSNQRSGSGWFETLLNSHINVSSNGEIFSVRERRKNVSSILQTLDKVYNLDWFNSASKNECSAATGLKWMLNQGLMEHHKEIAEYFNRRRVSVIFLFRRNLLRRMVSMLANSYDRYAKLLNGTHKAHVHSAEEADILSKYKPIINSTSLLDDLKDMEIRSAKALEYFNSTRHMIVYYEDLMRNHTKLRDVQGFLGLPQMELTSRHVKIHRGPLSDHIQNWDDVNKTLKGTVYESFLEADY, from the exons ATGGTAGAAGACATGTGTTTGTTCTACAAG GAAATTCTCGTTATGAAGCCTCCAAAGAGATCACCGTTGTTGTTAAGGACAGCAGTTGTGATGTTTTCGATGGTTTGTGGCGTTTTTATCTTCTCTGCATGTCTAAAGCAGATAAGCACACAAGCTAGGACTACATTTGTGGATTTTAAAGTCATTGACAACCATTCTCATGGTAGATTGAAGCTAATGAATACTCCTCACCTACTACATTATCCTAAACCTTTATCCTTTAGCAG GAACGAGTGTGCTCATAATCCTGTACTGTTCTTTGCCATATTGTCCAATCAGAGATCAGGTAGTGGGTGGTTTGAGACCCTCTTAAATAGTCACATCAATGTAAGCTCGAATGGGGAGATATTTTCTGTTagagagagaaggaaaaatGTGTCTTCGATTTTGCAGACTTTAGATAAAGTTTACAATTTGGACTGGTTCAATAGTGCTTCGAAGAACGAGTGCTCTGCTGCAACTGGCTTGAAGTGGATGCTTAATCAG GGATTGATGGAACACCATAAGGAAATAGCGGAGTATTTCAATCGTAGACGTGtttctgttatttttcttttccggAGGAACTTACTACGCAGGATGGTATCAATGCTAGCCAATTCATATGATCGTTATGCCAAGCTATTGAATGGAACACACAAGGCTCATGTACACTCTGCAGAAGAG GCGGATATTCTTTCAAAGTACAAGCCTATCATAAATTCTACATCCTTGCTGGATGACTTGAAGGATATGGAGATAAGATCTGCTAAAGCTTTAGAATACTTCAACAGCACTCGGCATATGATTGTGTACTATGAGGATCTTATGAGAAATCACACT AAACTAAGAGATGTTCAAGGGTTCTTAGGACTGCCACAGATGGAGTTAACGAGCCGTCATGTTAAGATACATAGAGGACCATTGTCAGACCACATTCAGAACTGGGATGACGTTAACAAAACGCTGAAAGGAACCGTTTACGAGAGTTTTCTTGAAGCCGACTATTAA
- the LOC114173989 gene encoding patatin-like protein 3, translating to MENPSSSETQPPKYDLITVLSIDGGGIRGIIPGVILDYLESQLQEIDGDKDARLADYFDIISGTSTGGLVTAMLAAPDPKANNRPLFSAKDIVPFYLKNSPKIFPQTGGIFASLVNVGKALMGPKYDGKYLHELIRKILGDTMLHQTLTNVVIPAFDVKKLQPTIFSSFQLETEAALDVALSDICIATSAAPTYLPAHYFTKEDGQGKVIKEFNLIDGGLAANNPTLVAIREVTKKIIRKPDATPINPLDYDRFLVLSLGTGSNMSEQKYNAKAVSKWGILTWLVNSGSTPIIDCFSEASIDMVDYHNVVVFSALQSEDNYLRIQDNTLKGDLASVDVATKENLDNLVRVGEELLKKTVTRVNLDTGHYDPLPDQGTNAEALKRFAKLLSDARKKKKSNSQDGN from the exons ATGGAAAATCCATCTTCATCCGAAACTCAGCCTCCAAAATACGATCTCATTACGGTTCTCAGCATTGACGGCGGCGGAATCCGAGGAATCATTCCCGGTGTTATTCTTGACTACCTTGAATCTCAACTTCAG GAGATAGACGGTGATAAGGATGCAAGACTTGCAGATTACTTTGATATAATCTCTGGAACAAGTACAGGGGGTCTCGTTACTGCCATGTTAGCAGCTCCAGATCCAAAGGCCAATAATCGCCCTTTGTTTTCTGCCAAAGATATAGTGCCATTTTACCTCAAAAATTCTCCCAAAATTTTCCCCCAGACAGG TGGAATATTCGCTTCGCTGGTAAACGTAGGGAAAGCGCTGATGGGACCTAAGTACGATGGGAAGTATCTACATGAGTTGATAAGAAAGATTTTAGGGGACACAATGTTGCACCAAACCTTGACCAACGTTGTTATTCCCGCGTTTGACGTCAAGAAACTTCAACCTACGATCTTTTCATCGTTTCAG TTGGAAACGGAGGCGGCTTTAGATGTAGCATTGTCAGATATCTGCATAGCAACCTCGGCTGCTCCGACCTATTTGCCAGCTCACTATTTTACAAAAGAAGATGGTCAAGGGAAAGTCATAAAAGAATTCAACCTCATTGACGGTGGTTTGGCGGCTAATAATCCG ACTTTGGTTGCAATTAGAGAAGTGACGAAGAAAATCATAAGGAAGCCAGATGCAACACCGATCAACCCTTTGGACTATGATCGTTTTCTGGTTCTGTCATTAGGGACTGGATCAAACATGAGCGAGCAGAAATACAACGCAAAGGCGGTTTCGAAATGGGGAATTTTAACTTGGTTGGTCAACTCTGGGTCAACACCCATTATAGATTGTTTCAGCGAAGCAAGCATTGATATGGTTGATTATCACAACGTTGTTGTTTTCAGTGCTCTTCAATCTGAAGACAACTACCTCCGCATTCAA GACAATACATTAAAGGGGGATTTAGCATCTGTTGATGTGGCAACAAAAGAGAATTTGGATAATCTGGTGAGAGTGGGAGAGGAGTTATTGAAGAAAACAGTGACGAGAGTGAATCTTGATACAGGACACTATGATCCACTTCCAGATCAAGGCACCAACGCCGAAGCACTCAAAAG GTTTGCAAAGTTACTCTCGGAtgcaagaaagaagaaaaagtctAACTCACAGGATGGAAATTAA